The following proteins are encoded in a genomic region of Ostrinia nubilalis chromosome 1, ilOstNubi1.1, whole genome shotgun sequence:
- the LOC135071820 gene encoding neuronal acetylcholine receptor subunit alpha-7 isoform X2 gives MGWRARRSLLAAPAGLLLLLGLLWPREACGGYHEKRLLHHLLDHYNVLERPVVNESDPLQLSFGLTLMQIIDVDEKNQLLITNIWLKLEWNDMNVRWNTSDFGGVKDLRVPPHRLWKPDVLMYNSADEGFDSTYPTNVVVRNNGSCLYVPPGIFKSTCKIDITWFPFDDQRCEMKFGSWTYDGYQLDLQLQDEGGGDISSFVTNGEWELIGVPGKRNEIYYNCCPEPYIDITFAVVIRRKTLYYFFNLIVPCVLIASMALLGFTLPPDSGEKLSLGVTILLSLTVFLNMVAETMPATSDAVPLLGTYFNCIMFMVASSVVSTILILNYHHRHADTHEMSDWIRCVFLYWLPWILRMSRPGSAATPPPARAPPPPDLELRERSSKSLLANVLDIDDDFRHAHAQQPCCRYYRGGEENGAGLAAHSCFGVDYELSLILKEIRVITDQMRKDDEDADISRDWKFAAMVVDRLCLIIFTLFTIIATLAVLLSAPHIMVS, from the exons ATGGGGTGGCGGGCGCGCCGCTCGCTGTTGGCGGCGCCCGCGggcctgctgctgctgctgggcCTGCTCTGGCCGAGGG AGGCTTGCGGCGGCTACCACGAAAAGCGGCTGCTGCACCACCTACTGGACCACTACAACGTGCTGGAGCGGCCCGTGGTCAACGAAAGCGACCCGCTGCAGCTCTCCTTCGGCCTCACGCTCATGCAGATCATTGACGTG GACGAGAAGAACCAGCTATTAATAACAAACATCTGGCTTAAGCTC GAATGGAATGATATGAACGTGAGATGGAATACTTCAGATTTCGGAGGTGTAAAAGATTTGCGAGTACCACCCCACAGGCTATGGAAACCAGATGTGCTTATGTACAACAG tGCGGACGAAGGCTTCGACAGCACTTACCCAACCAACGTGGTGGTGCGAAACAACGGCTCCTGTCTGTACGTGCCGCCTGGTATCTTCAAGAGCACCTGCAAGATCGACATCACCTGGTTTCCATTCGACGACCAGCGCTGCGAGATGAAGTTTGGCAGTTGGACTTATGACGGATATCAA TTGGACCTTCAACTTCAAGATGAAGGAGGCGGAGATATAAGCAGTTTTGTCACAAACGGCGAATGGGAACTAATAG gCGTACCAGGCAAACGCAACGAAATATACTACAATTGTTGCCCGGAGCCGTACATTGATATCACATTCGCGGTGGTGATCCGACGGAAGACGCTTTACTACTTCTTTAACCTTATAGTACCGTGTGTGCTCATCGCCTCCATGGCGCTATTGGGCTTCACCCTGCCACCTGACTCCGGCGAAAAACTGTCACTGG GAGTAACGATTCTGCTGTCGTTGACGGTGTTTCTGAACATGGTAGCGGAGACGATGCCGGCGACGTCGGACGCCGTACCGCTCCTGGGCACATACTTCAACTGCATCATGTTCATGGTGGCCTCCTCTGTCGTCTCCACGATACTCATCCTAAACTATCACCACCGCCACGCAGATACGCACGAAATGAGTGATTGG ATTCGCTGCGTATTCCTGTACTGGTTGCCATGGATCCTACGCATGTCCCGGCCGGGCTCGGCGGCCACGCCCccgccggcgcgcgcgccgccgccgccggaccTGGAGTTGCGCGAGCGCTCCTCCAAGTCGCTCCTAGCGAACGTGCTCGACATCGACGATGACTTTCGCCATGCGCACGCGCAGCAGCCCTGCTGCCGATACTACAG GGGGGGCGAAGAAAACGGAGCCGGGCTGGCTGCGCATAGCTGTTTTGGTGTCGACTATGAGCTCTCGCTCATACTGAAAGAGATCAGAGTCATCACAGATCAG ATGCGCAAAGATGACGAAGATGCGGACATTTCGCGCGACTGGAAATTCGCCGCCATGGTCGTGGACAGACTGTGCCTTATTATCTTTACCCTGTTCACAATCATCGCCACGCTAGCCGTGCTGCTGTCCGCGCCACACATCATGGTGTCGTAG
- the LOC135071820 gene encoding neuronal acetylcholine receptor subunit alpha-7 isoform X1: protein MGWRARRSLLAAPAGLLLLLGLLWPREACGGYHEKRLLHHLLDHYNVLERPVVNESDPLQLSFGLTLMQIIDVDEKNQLLITNIWLKLEWNDMNVRWNTSDFGGVKDLRVPPHRLWKPDVLMYNSADEGFDSTYPTNVVVRNNGSCLYVPPGIFKSTCKIDITWFPFDDQRCEMKFGSWTYDGYQLDLQLQDEGGGDISSFVTNGEWELIGVPGKRNEIYYNCCPEPYIDITFAVVIRRKTLYYFFNLIVPCVLIASMALLGFTLPPDSGEKLSLGVTILLSLTVFLNMVAETMPATSDAVPLLGTYFNCIMFMVASSVVSTILILNYHHRHADTHEMSDWIRCVFLYWLPWILRMSRPGSAATPPPARAPPPPDLELRERSSKSLLANVLDIDDDFRHAHAQQPCCRYYRSLDDLHEHYSPGGEENGAGLAAHSCFGVDYELSLILKEIRVITDQMRKDDEDADISRDWKFAAMVVDRLCLIIFTLFTIIATLAVLLSAPHIMVS, encoded by the exons ATGGGGTGGCGGGCGCGCCGCTCGCTGTTGGCGGCGCCCGCGggcctgctgctgctgctgggcCTGCTCTGGCCGAGGG AGGCTTGCGGCGGCTACCACGAAAAGCGGCTGCTGCACCACCTACTGGACCACTACAACGTGCTGGAGCGGCCCGTGGTCAACGAAAGCGACCCGCTGCAGCTCTCCTTCGGCCTCACGCTCATGCAGATCATTGACGTG GACGAGAAGAACCAGCTATTAATAACAAACATCTGGCTTAAGCTC GAATGGAATGATATGAACGTGAGATGGAATACTTCAGATTTCGGAGGTGTAAAAGATTTGCGAGTACCACCCCACAGGCTATGGAAACCAGATGTGCTTATGTACAACAG tGCGGACGAAGGCTTCGACAGCACTTACCCAACCAACGTGGTGGTGCGAAACAACGGCTCCTGTCTGTACGTGCCGCCTGGTATCTTCAAGAGCACCTGCAAGATCGACATCACCTGGTTTCCATTCGACGACCAGCGCTGCGAGATGAAGTTTGGCAGTTGGACTTATGACGGATATCAA TTGGACCTTCAACTTCAAGATGAAGGAGGCGGAGATATAAGCAGTTTTGTCACAAACGGCGAATGGGAACTAATAG gCGTACCAGGCAAACGCAACGAAATATACTACAATTGTTGCCCGGAGCCGTACATTGATATCACATTCGCGGTGGTGATCCGACGGAAGACGCTTTACTACTTCTTTAACCTTATAGTACCGTGTGTGCTCATCGCCTCCATGGCGCTATTGGGCTTCACCCTGCCACCTGACTCCGGCGAAAAACTGTCACTGG GAGTAACGATTCTGCTGTCGTTGACGGTGTTTCTGAACATGGTAGCGGAGACGATGCCGGCGACGTCGGACGCCGTACCGCTCCTGGGCACATACTTCAACTGCATCATGTTCATGGTGGCCTCCTCTGTCGTCTCCACGATACTCATCCTAAACTATCACCACCGCCACGCAGATACGCACGAAATGAGTGATTGG ATTCGCTGCGTATTCCTGTACTGGTTGCCATGGATCCTACGCATGTCCCGGCCGGGCTCGGCGGCCACGCCCccgccggcgcgcgcgccgccgccgccggaccTGGAGTTGCGCGAGCGCTCCTCCAAGTCGCTCCTAGCGAACGTGCTCGACATCGACGATGACTTTCGCCATGCGCACGCGCAGCAGCCCTGCTGCCGATACTACAGGTCCCTCGACGATCTACACGAACACTACTCACC GGGGGGCGAAGAAAACGGAGCCGGGCTGGCTGCGCATAGCTGTTTTGGTGTCGACTATGAGCTCTCGCTCATACTGAAAGAGATCAGAGTCATCACAGATCAG ATGCGCAAAGATGACGAAGATGCGGACATTTCGCGCGACTGGAAATTCGCCGCCATGGTCGTGGACAGACTGTGCCTTATTATCTTTACCCTGTTCACAATCATCGCCACGCTAGCCGTGCTGCTGTCCGCGCCACACATCATGGTGTCGTAG
- the LOC135071820 gene encoding neuronal acetylcholine receptor subunit alpha-7 isoform X3, which translates to MNVRWNTSDFGGVKDLRVPPHRLWKPDVLMYNSADEGFDSTYPTNVVVRNNGSCLYVPPGIFKSTCKIDITWFPFDDQRCEMKFGSWTYDGYQLDLQLQDEGGGDISSFVTNGEWELIGVPGKRNEIYYNCCPEPYIDITFAVVIRRKTLYYFFNLIVPCVLIASMALLGFTLPPDSGEKLSLGVTILLSLTVFLNMVAETMPATSDAVPLLGTYFNCIMFMVASSVVSTILILNYHHRHADTHEMSDWIRCVFLYWLPWILRMSRPGSAATPPPARAPPPPDLELRERSSKSLLANVLDIDDDFRHAHAQQPCCRYYRSLDDLHEHYSPGGEENGAGLAAHSCFGVDYELSLILKEIRVITDQMRKDDEDADISRDWKFAAMVVDRLCLIIFTLFTIIATLAVLLSAPHIMVS; encoded by the exons ATGAACGTGAGATGGAATACTTCAGATTTCGGAGGTGTAAAAGATTTGCGAGTACCACCCCACAGGCTATGGAAACCAGATGTGCTTATGTACAACAG tGCGGACGAAGGCTTCGACAGCACTTACCCAACCAACGTGGTGGTGCGAAACAACGGCTCCTGTCTGTACGTGCCGCCTGGTATCTTCAAGAGCACCTGCAAGATCGACATCACCTGGTTTCCATTCGACGACCAGCGCTGCGAGATGAAGTTTGGCAGTTGGACTTATGACGGATATCAA TTGGACCTTCAACTTCAAGATGAAGGAGGCGGAGATATAAGCAGTTTTGTCACAAACGGCGAATGGGAACTAATAG gCGTACCAGGCAAACGCAACGAAATATACTACAATTGTTGCCCGGAGCCGTACATTGATATCACATTCGCGGTGGTGATCCGACGGAAGACGCTTTACTACTTCTTTAACCTTATAGTACCGTGTGTGCTCATCGCCTCCATGGCGCTATTGGGCTTCACCCTGCCACCTGACTCCGGCGAAAAACTGTCACTGG GAGTAACGATTCTGCTGTCGTTGACGGTGTTTCTGAACATGGTAGCGGAGACGATGCCGGCGACGTCGGACGCCGTACCGCTCCTGGGCACATACTTCAACTGCATCATGTTCATGGTGGCCTCCTCTGTCGTCTCCACGATACTCATCCTAAACTATCACCACCGCCACGCAGATACGCACGAAATGAGTGATTGG ATTCGCTGCGTATTCCTGTACTGGTTGCCATGGATCCTACGCATGTCCCGGCCGGGCTCGGCGGCCACGCCCccgccggcgcgcgcgccgccgccgccggaccTGGAGTTGCGCGAGCGCTCCTCCAAGTCGCTCCTAGCGAACGTGCTCGACATCGACGATGACTTTCGCCATGCGCACGCGCAGCAGCCCTGCTGCCGATACTACAGGTCCCTCGACGATCTACACGAACACTACTCACC GGGGGGCGAAGAAAACGGAGCCGGGCTGGCTGCGCATAGCTGTTTTGGTGTCGACTATGAGCTCTCGCTCATACTGAAAGAGATCAGAGTCATCACAGATCAG ATGCGCAAAGATGACGAAGATGCGGACATTTCGCGCGACTGGAAATTCGCCGCCATGGTCGTGGACAGACTGTGCCTTATTATCTTTACCCTGTTCACAATCATCGCCACGCTAGCCGTGCTGCTGTCCGCGCCACACATCATGGTGTCGTAG